One window from the genome of Camelus bactrianus isolate YW-2024 breed Bactrian camel chromosome 4, ASM4877302v1, whole genome shotgun sequence encodes:
- the NPAP1 gene encoding nuclear pore-associated protein 1, with protein sequence MQYPIRQARYPQVGMLPLLRWGDPPKKPVLSARNSMMFRHPSTTRIPPMKGKFSLPRSPPEQVVKARKPKSEVKVQEEPRKGAATEEEAHMKTRGQDDWHREPHSTGDMPLTSRPLETNGVATFPKCSPEPLDLLPRHPEGNLSENTQTSPRNSSPESHVTGSDSPVGDVLPPSKPDPDAAVFSAPTTCCSLLPKRPTKGLGEDHRPNSPGSPTSGKEMQREKPSDMPSRSASSAVSASSRRCKRKIPLPLPLPLPPPLPPLQLQWGRGELPPPPKLPCLALDKNLGPLEKNTECQWNKSFKNTRKVMEDCSAPQPAPSFSPPASQVATFTLKVPATTTHLADISSRAPIQSVPPPSPTSRHTVPSSTPLDTPADSLPPSGPSHSVVATSSLTSNFPTCPSTSTFFQPSSYKNESPTPMCIDSPPPLSLPTSLPVPSTIPTTSVAVPSTITALASTGLTSQPTSDPGVTNMDTTPHSYSVIFRSPPGFRVEQRHPAGVPVSTSPPVQTVPHPNSQPTLRTSDGQQRASLPRAPVVTSLPLSASGAIYAPTGSTSANVMPAFDINAMDTTPPSQAVIFHSPPISRDNHYPFHMIVPGSDNTPPSGSNAVAYASPGLPAKSVKRQAAHSKPLSDSVISSQIIVSACNRQVSKTTGNPVAPAQNKGLTYPAGWPARGSRMQRSLLGSPSATIVNTAPASDGNLNILPSGASTTAGFGVATKMPSTSSSPSANTTPGQPVFKGPTTPMDGGSSGVNMSALCSTNSGVSRPLNFRAGLSRAPHTTSVPPRAK encoded by the exons ATGCAGTATCCCATCAGGCAGGCCAGGTACCCCCAAGTGGGGATGCTTCCCTTGCTGAGGTGGGGGGACCCGCCAAAGAAGCCCGTGCTGTCTGCCCGTAATTCCATGATGTTCAGGCACCCAAGTACCACCAGGATCCCTCCTATGAAGGGCAAATTTTCTCTCCCTCGTTCACCACCTGAGCAGGTAGTCAAGGCTAGAAAGCCA AAGAGTGAGGTGAAGGTCCAAGAAGAGCCCAGAAAAGGAGCAGCAACGGAGGAGGAGGCTCACATGAAGACCAGAGGACAGGACGACTGGCACAGAGAACCCCACAGCACAGGGGATATGCCATTGACATCTAGGCCCCTGGAGACCAACGGAGTCGCCACGTTTCCCAAGTGCAGTCCTGAGCCTCTGGACCTCCTTCCAAGGCACCCAGAAGGCAACTTGAGTGAGAACACCCAGACGTCTCCGAGGAATTCCTCCCCAGAAAGCCATGTCACCGGCTCAGACAGCCCTGTTGGAGATGTCCTGCCTCCTTCAAAGCCTGATCCCGATGCTGCAGTGTTCTCTGCCCCAACCACATGCTGCTCCCTGCTGCCGAAGAGGCCAACAAAAGGGCTGGGTGAAGACCACCGGCCAAATTCACCAGGCTCACCAACTTCTGGGAAGGAGATGCAGCGTGAAAAGCCATCAGACATGCCATCAAGAAGCGCTTCTTCAGCGGTATCTGCCAGCAGTAGACGCTGCAAGCGGAAAATTCccctgccgctgccgctgccgctgccgccgccgctgccaccACTACAACTGCAGTGGGGTCGAGGTGAGCTGCCCCCTCCTCCTAAACTTCCTTGCTTGGCTCTTGACAAAAATCTGGGCCCCTTGGAGAAGAACACTGAGTGTCAGTGGAACAAGAGCTTCAAGAACACAAGGAAGGTCATGGAAGACTGCAGTGCCCCTCAGcctgccccttccttctccccacctgcCTCGCAGGTGGCTACTTTCACTCTGAAGGTCCCTGCTACTACCACCCACTTGGCTGACATATCTTCCAGGGCCCCCATACAGTCTgtccccccaccttcccccacATCTAGACACACAGTCCCTAGCTCCACTCCTCTAGATACTCCTGCTGATTCTCTTCCTCCTTCGGGTCCCTCTCATTCAGTTGTAGCTACATCATCTCTTACTTCTAACTTCCCCACATGTCCTAGCACCTCAACCTTCTTCCAACCGTCCTCCTACAAAAACGAATCCCCAACACCTATGTGTATAGATTCTCCCCCTCCTTTGTCCTTACCTACCTCTCTTCCAGTCCCTTCCACCATTCCCACCACTTCTGTGGCAGTCCCTTCTACCATCACAGCCCTGGCATCAACAGGTTTGACCTCCCAGCCTACTTCAGATCCTGGAGTCACTAACATGGACACCACTCCCCATTCCTACAGTGTCATTTTTAGGTCTCCCCCAGGCTTCAGGGTGGAGCAGAGGCATCCTGCAGGGGTACCAGTCTCCACCAGCCCACCTGTGCAGACGGTCCCCCATCCCAACTCTCAGCCTACACTCAGGACCTCTGACGGGCAGCAGAGAGCCTCTCTCCCTAGGGCTCCTGTTGTCACCAGTCTCCCTCTTTCAGCTTCTGGGGCCATCTATGCTCCAACAGGCAGCACCTCTGCAAATGTCATGCCAGCTTTTGACATCAATGCTATGGATACCACGCCTCCTTCCCAGGCTGTCATTTTCCACTCTCCCCCTATCTCCAGGGATAATCATTACCCATTTCACATGATTGTTCCTGGTTCTGATAACACACCACCCAGTGGCAGCAATGCTGTGGCCTATGCCTCTCCTGGTTTACCTGCAAAGTCAGTCAAAAGACAGGCTGCACATTCCAAGCCTCTCTCAGACTCAGTAATTAGCTCTCAGATCATAGTTAGTGCCTGTAATAGGCAGGTGTCTAAAACCACTGGAAACCCAGTGGCCCCAGCACAAAATAAAGGCCTAACTTATCCTGCAGGCTGGCCAGCCAGAGGCAGCAGGATGCAACGAAGTTTGCTAGGTTCCCCATCTGCCACCATTGTGAACACCGCGCCAGCCTCTGATGGCAACCTGAATATTCTCCCCAGCGGTGCATCCACTACTGCTGGCTTTGGAGTTGCCACAAAGATGCCTAGCACCAGTAGTTCACCGTCTGCCAATACCACACCAGGCCAACCTGTGTTTAAGGGACCTACAACCCCTATGGATGGTGGGAGCTCTGGAGTCAATATGTCTGCCCTATGCTCCACTAATTCAGGGGTATCCCGACCACTCAACTTTAGGGCAGGACTGAGCAGGGCACCCCACACCACTTCTGTTCCTCCTCGGGCCAAATAG